tttaataacagaCTTCTAATTTATCTGTCTCCCAgactttgttcttttaaatttgggcatctttttctcttcgcTTATGGAGTATCTATTTACTttagaataataatacaatGTGGTATCTAATTGTTCTAAATTAGGAACACAAAGTCTACCattacatttttcatctcTATATTAGTTAATAACACAAATgtataaatgagaaaatggccttcattgtttataataattactaGAAATGTAATTcagagaaaattattattaattgtcTCGTTTAAGATAGAATAGGGtttgaatttatcaaatatgaaaaacagaTGAATACAAAATTGACCATACATATGCACTTAAATATTCTGATTTCTTTATAGTGTAATCTCattcaagaaaagctttggaaaaattccaacaaaaaaaaaactattttatatctGTGAATAATTAAACccctgaattttttttattctaattggaaaattggaaaatcaACTGAtctatttgtgtatttttcttcttgaattaattgagaaattaactaatatgttgttatttgtttgtatttatcttatataattcaacatttaacattttttttttttaactggtACATTGTATGATTGTTAGTTTGTTACTGAATTgtagttgttttttcttacattaaaaatttgagtttGTCACTAAGTTTTGCAACAGTTGTTGATGATAagtcatatttttattcttttaaattcaaggccaaatatttgatatatatgttggtcGAAAGACTTAATATATAGCCAACGTATGTATTTGGGTTGATCTAGCTAGTTTGGTTAAATCGAAATACTCTCTAGAccaatgttttgttgacataaacgtttgttttaatatgcatcaaaaattaaaggaagaaattattttataagaataatGAATTGATCACGtacttacatatttttatattgttatgttataatcatgaaaaaaacaaatcattaggAGTTTTCATAATTCAGAATTGGCAATACTTAGGCGCCCATCTACAGATTCGTGAGCTTCCCTTTGGAGAAGGAACAAACCACTTTTCATCACTGAATAATTGATTGTTGCAGATTTTCTTGCAAGCTTCATCACAAATTTCAGGAGTAGTTTTTTTCGCCGCTTTCAAGCACTCGTTTTGTGCACAATGTTTCACACACATTGTTATACTGTTTGATTGAGCAATGTGTGCTGAAAACATCATCGTCAATATAATTACGATTATTAAAACACTGCATGTTTGAATCCCCATAACGTATCGTTTTTAAGTATTAGTGATGATTTAATACAAATGAgtattacaaaatgttttactccttgtttatatttgtgaagaagatgatttggtgGGTAATGTTGGGTTAGTCTTGGTGATTTATATAGTGAAACtaatgttgtccatttttagcaattgttttaaatatgtttcttgtttctctctctagcAAACAAATTCTGTAGAGTTTCGTTGTgctttacttttttagttgTCCAAACAAATTATTGCTATGAAAAGAGATCGTAGCTTGCAGATGTACCCATATgccattttggttttcttttgtagtcaCATGTTGTTAAGAGTTGTTAcgaatatttatttgtagaGCAGCATAGATCTATTAGattaaatctattaaatgGTTCAGTGATATATGTGAATATGAATACAGTAACGGTTCCAATCGCctctattttctctcttaGACACCATTTTCAAGACACGCCAAGTGCAAGTGGGAAGGAAGattgcttgaagaagaagatatttttaggatctataaatatctttaacaGACTCTGTTCTATTATAAATAAGGAGAGAGATCGATTTAGAGGGATTATGCTTTTGATGTtgtgagagttttttttgttagactTTGGCCAAGCGATGTGTTTGAGGAGAGATTAATGTTGATCTCTATGTTATCGTGAGGTTGAATGTTCAGGCGAATGATAATGTTTCTGGATTTGcattggttattgttttgataatcaGTCGGATCATCTTTCTATTTGAGTATTGTATTTGAAATTGGAGTTTGGGATATCAACAACTTGACATTGGTGCAGTGAAACTGGTTTTGGTCAAACGTTATGATGGATAATGATGCT
This sequence is a window from Arabidopsis thaliana chromosome 1 sequence. Protein-coding genes within it:
- a CDS encoding Plant thionin family protein (Plant thionin family protein; LOCATED IN: endomembrane system; BEST Arabidopsis thaliana protein match is: Plant thionin family protein (TAIR:AT1G34815.1); Has 72 Blast hits to 72 proteins in 2 species: Archae - 0; Bacteria - 0; Metazoa - 0; Fungi - 0; Plants - 72; Viruses - 0; Other Eukaryotes - 0 (source: NCBI BLink).); amino-acid sequence: MGIQTCSVLIIVIILTMMFSAHIAQSNSITMCVKHCAQNECLKAAKKTTPEICDEACKKICNNQLFSDEKWFVPSPKGSSRICRWAPKYCQF